The Roseiconus lacunae genome has a segment encoding these proteins:
- a CDS encoding ABC transporter ATP-binding protein — MIEISNFIKHYGDFQAVRGATFHVPAGSVAALVGPNGAGKTTTIRTMSGILRPTGGTLRIAGFDLQREPLEVKRRVAYVPDDPPLFESLTVFEHLQFVASSYQLIDWKDEAEHWLSLFELQEKRQTLASELSRGMRQKVAIACAYLRRPDVLLLDEPMTGLDPPSIRRLKETIGQQSQRGATVLVSSHLLSLVEDLCDELVLIRRGQVLYCGGLEKARVEYGGPRQSLEEVFFHLTGLPESEEATSTERELE, encoded by the coding sequence ATGATCGAAATTTCAAATTTCATCAAACACTACGGTGACTTCCAGGCCGTCCGAGGAGCGACGTTTCATGTGCCAGCAGGGAGTGTCGCCGCGTTAGTCGGTCCCAACGGGGCCGGAAAAACAACTACGATTCGCACGATGAGTGGCATCTTGCGTCCGACCGGCGGCACGCTGCGAATCGCCGGGTTTGACCTTCAACGTGAACCGTTGGAAGTCAAACGTCGCGTCGCCTATGTGCCCGATGATCCACCGTTGTTCGAATCGTTGACGGTGTTTGAGCACCTGCAATTTGTCGCATCGTCCTATCAATTGATCGACTGGAAAGACGAAGCCGAACATTGGCTCTCGTTGTTCGAACTTCAAGAGAAACGCCAAACACTGGCATCGGAACTTTCACGTGGCATGCGGCAAAAGGTTGCGATCGCATGTGCATACCTACGCCGACCGGATGTGCTGCTACTGGATGAACCGATGACGGGGTTGGATCCGCCTAGCATTCGTCGGCTGAAAGAGACGATCGGTCAACAGTCGCAACGCGGGGCAACGGTCTTGGTCAGTTCTCACCTGCTGTCGCTGGTCGAAGATCTGTGCGACGAATTGGTTTTGATTCGACGTGGCCAAGTGCTTTACTGCGGTGGCTTGGAAAAGGCGCGCGTAGAGTATGGCGGTCCGCGGCAGTCACTCGAGGAGGTCTTTTTTCATCTGACCGGGCTGCCGGAATCAGAAGAAGCGACCTCGACCGAACGAGAACTCGAGTGA
- a CDS encoding DUF4827 domain-containing protein — protein MQQVKIFKSTDTELEDMEKQINRFIRKNDIRVLSISGNHSSASSASNGPMNTFAGGDVTVILLYEIDVPKR, from the coding sequence GTGCAGCAAGTTAAGATTTTCAAGTCGACCGATACCGAATTGGAAGACATGGAAAAACAAATCAATCGTTTCATTCGCAAAAATGATATCCGTGTGCTCTCGATCAGTGGAAACCATTCATCGGCATCATCGGCTTCCAACGGGCCAATGAATACCTTTGCCGGAGGCGACGTGACGGTGATCTTGTTGTACGAAATCGACGTGCCCAAGCGATAA
- a CDS encoding ankyrin repeat domain-containing protein, with protein MFRFIALTVVFFLAFAAAIVFYFSKPAGAPTDGGEGSVATVAADQVGTSVSEPDGKAATDSADSDPKKTTLSYTPEAFRKAALEGKLELVKTCVEEGMDVNESDPQGRTPLAMAAYNGHEKVCRYLIDAGAEVNVLDREGRGPLYHASSLEAPKTVSLLLDAGAEINSVDKVEQFTALMVAAAEGNLEVAKVLLRKGADPTMKDIDGDTALDFAQEKGKPELVQLLSEASAN; from the coding sequence ATGTTTCGATTCATTGCCCTAACGGTTGTCTTCTTCCTCGCATTCGCCGCCGCGATCGTGTTTTATTTTTCGAAACCGGCGGGTGCGCCGACGGACGGCGGAGAGGGTTCAGTCGCGACCGTTGCTGCTGATCAGGTTGGGACGTCGGTCTCCGAACCGGATGGGAAAGCGGCGACAGATTCTGCCGATAGCGACCCGAAAAAAACGACACTCTCGTACACGCCCGAAGCGTTTCGCAAAGCTGCCTTGGAAGGCAAGTTGGAACTCGTGAAAACGTGTGTCGAAGAGGGGATGGATGTGAATGAGTCCGATCCGCAAGGTCGGACACCGTTGGCGATGGCAGCCTACAATGGGCATGAAAAGGTTTGCCGTTACCTAATTGATGCGGGGGCAGAAGTTAATGTGCTCGATCGCGAAGGTCGTGGGCCCTTGTATCATGCTTCTAGTCTGGAAGCTCCAAAAACCGTGTCGCTGTTACTCGACGCGGGCGCCGAAATCAATTCGGTTGATAAAGTCGAGCAATTTACGGCACTGATGGTCGCCGCCGCCGAAGGGAATTTGGAAGTCGCGAAGGTCTTACTTCGTAAAGGGGCTGACCCGACGATGAAAGACATTGACGGCGATACCGCGCTCGATTTCGCTCAAGAAAAAGGCAAGCCGGAATTGGTCCAGCTCCTCTCAGAAGCATCCGCAAACTAG
- a CDS encoding HlyD family secretion protein, translating to MLPTIFSADDFPALQMVRTGRYVRIAGRLTFWVLIFSIAAMIFVPWRQTARGTGVVVALDPQQRPQPMLAQAKGVISYVKPGLREGSYVEQGELLLRMTPFAADGVSQVDNQIIALESKEEALKASVEVAKQNETLQNSSGRSLRLALEQEFEAAKQKWEQAKNEVVEVQAELASKENQLQVAERVFPEGLISQEELINKRQAVQAQRAKVLKAENKVQEVYATLSSKEEEIESKKQEISIKNQDAANKVLDAMSKLNTIEKEILDLRNKRQEYDRLSIRAPRSGYIQEWYGRTGSDTIKEGERLFVIVPVADQLAVEMSVNGNDMPLIKENDRVRLQFEGWPAVQFVGWPSVAVGTFGGKVNRVFPTDDGKGNFRVIVVPDNHFERENGWPDSRYLRQGVRATGWVLLRRVPLGYEIWRQLNGFPPVVSDEAPKDSKGGKLKLPKP from the coding sequence ATGCTACCAACCATTTTTTCCGCCGATGACTTTCCTGCGCTGCAGATGGTCCGGACAGGACGCTATGTTCGAATCGCGGGCCGCCTGACGTTTTGGGTTTTGATTTTTTCGATCGCCGCGATGATCTTCGTCCCTTGGCGTCAGACGGCTCGCGGTACCGGTGTCGTTGTCGCACTCGATCCCCAACAACGGCCTCAACCGATGCTCGCCCAAGCGAAAGGTGTGATCAGCTACGTCAAACCGGGCTTGCGCGAAGGAAGTTATGTCGAGCAGGGTGAATTGTTACTTCGGATGACTCCGTTTGCCGCCGACGGGGTGTCGCAAGTCGACAACCAGATCATCGCACTCGAGTCGAAAGAAGAGGCGTTGAAAGCGAGTGTAGAAGTCGCCAAGCAAAATGAAACCTTGCAAAATTCCAGCGGGCGAAGCTTACGACTGGCGCTCGAGCAAGAATTCGAAGCCGCAAAGCAAAAATGGGAACAGGCGAAGAACGAGGTCGTTGAAGTTCAAGCCGAATTGGCGAGTAAGGAAAACCAACTCCAGGTCGCCGAACGTGTTTTTCCCGAAGGCTTGATCTCGCAAGAGGAATTGATCAACAAACGCCAAGCCGTTCAAGCTCAACGAGCGAAAGTTCTCAAGGCAGAGAATAAAGTCCAAGAAGTCTACGCGACACTCTCTTCGAAAGAGGAAGAGATCGAATCAAAGAAACAAGAGATTTCGATCAAAAATCAAGACGCGGCGAATAAGGTACTCGATGCGATGAGCAAGCTGAATACGATCGAAAAAGAGATCTTGGATTTGCGAAACAAGCGACAGGAATACGATCGCTTGTCGATTCGAGCGCCGCGGTCCGGCTACATCCAGGAGTGGTACGGACGCACCGGGAGTGACACGATCAAAGAAGGTGAGCGGTTGTTTGTCATCGTTCCCGTTGCCGATCAATTGGCCGTTGAGATGAGTGTCAACGGAAACGACATGCCACTGATCAAGGAAAATGACCGGGTACGATTGCAATTTGAAGGCTGGCCAGCGGTTCAATTCGTAGGCTGGCCCTCGGTCGCCGTCGGAACCTTCGGCGGTAAAGTCAACCGAGTTTTCCCCACTGATGATGGCAAAGGGAATTTTCGTGTGATCGTCGTGCCTGATAACCACTTCGAGCGGGAGAACGGTTGGCCGGATAGCCGATACCTTCGTCAAGGTGTACGCGCTACCGGATGGGTGTTGCTGCGTCGAGTTCCACTTGGTTATGAGATATGGCGTCAACTAAACGGATTCCCGCCCGTCGTGTCAGACGAAGCTCCCAAAGACTCAAAGGGTGGCAAGCTCAAGTTGCCGAAACCCTAA
- a CDS encoding putative ABC exporter domain-containing protein has product MSIALLQLTWLLAKGSVRRVWRMCRTPAGLISMVLVLGCFVAGVAPSLAVYFLKPPEPDAVPGFSKHVGPLLPLLLFVTTAVLIVCEGGKSMLELRPAELQFVLAGPFTSAQILTYRLLTVAISLLPLCVLLTFFMRVYFVSWLGGVIGITFAVGFIIMLGFQYTLLQPRLSPRQISLIRLGLLAALLSVVVEASYRLVNVFSAATSLSELGAESIVACITKSNTAIIVGFPFVPFAKTISAPADVSLATNAALSLAILGLITACCYRTSAGFAELAVEGVARRIKKLERLRDGNTYQSQRGRSGSVRYGIPTFPFLSGIGPIVWLEITIALRRNGRFLIPCLLLGAIAALVGGITVRSRPDWMNSTVQYYAPSIAFAIASYVGGLIAIASALGLAKPPRTLDWYRTLPVGPTAIAIGAMSGTAAAVSCLFVAIQLPAIAISTQPLSDSLSTLVLGVAFAILLGTMINFVTAVSGLRATPTGTPDILQGARSLFYMLLFAISLIPPILFALASAAFAGVLFEIRPMSFALGGSIGLLVGLPAIWWYTGQRFRDRESIGTE; this is encoded by the coding sequence ATGTCGATCGCACTGCTTCAGTTGACGTGGTTATTGGCCAAAGGCAGCGTGCGTCGCGTTTGGCGGATGTGCCGAACGCCGGCCGGCTTGATCTCGATGGTGCTGGTTCTCGGTTGTTTTGTCGCCGGTGTCGCCCCTTCGCTGGCTGTCTATTTTTTAAAGCCTCCTGAGCCTGACGCGGTCCCAGGGTTTTCCAAGCATGTCGGGCCGTTGCTGCCGCTGCTTTTATTCGTGACGACGGCAGTGTTGATTGTTTGTGAAGGCGGCAAATCGATGTTGGAACTACGGCCGGCGGAACTGCAATTTGTTTTGGCCGGTCCGTTTACTTCGGCTCAGATTCTGACCTATCGCTTGTTGACGGTTGCCATCAGCTTACTGCCACTGTGCGTTTTACTGACGTTTTTCATGCGCGTCTATTTTGTTAGTTGGCTGGGCGGTGTGATTGGGATCACATTCGCCGTCGGCTTCATCATCATGCTGGGGTTCCAGTACACGCTGTTGCAACCACGGTTGTCACCACGACAGATCAGCCTCATCCGGCTAGGGTTGCTCGCCGCGCTCCTGAGCGTCGTTGTAGAGGCAAGCTATCGGTTGGTGAACGTATTTTCGGCGGCCACGTCGCTTTCAGAGCTTGGCGCCGAGTCGATCGTGGCTTGCATCACCAAGTCGAATACCGCGATCATCGTCGGATTTCCGTTCGTGCCCTTCGCTAAAACGATTTCGGCTCCGGCGGACGTAAGCTTGGCAACCAACGCCGCATTATCGTTGGCAATCCTGGGCTTGATCACGGCCTGTTGTTATCGCACGAGCGCCGGATTTGCGGAACTTGCCGTCGAAGGTGTCGCGCGACGCATCAAGAAACTTGAGCGTCTGCGCGATGGAAACACGTACCAATCCCAACGTGGACGATCAGGTTCGGTTCGTTATGGGATCCCGACGTTCCCATTCCTTAGCGGCATTGGGCCAATTGTCTGGTTGGAGATCACGATCGCTCTGCGAAGAAACGGGCGTTTTCTGATCCCCTGTTTGTTATTGGGAGCGATTGCGGCACTGGTCGGCGGAATCACCGTTAGAAGTCGACCGGACTGGATGAATAGCACGGTTCAGTATTACGCCCCCTCGATTGCATTTGCGATCGCTTCCTATGTGGGTGGACTGATTGCGATCGCCAGCGCGCTAGGGTTGGCGAAGCCGCCGCGGACACTGGATTGGTATCGAACCCTTCCTGTGGGTCCCACCGCGATTGCTATTGGGGCGATGTCGGGGACTGCTGCGGCTGTATCCTGTCTTTTTGTGGCGATTCAGCTACCTGCGATTGCAATCAGTACACAGCCGCTATCGGATTCTCTGTCGACGCTGGTCCTGGGTGTTGCTTTCGCCATCTTACTTGGGACGATGATCAATTTCGTGACAGCGGTTAGCGGGTTGCGAGCCACCCCCACCGGGACGCCAGACATCTTGCAAGGTGCTCGATCATTGTTCTACATGTTGCTATTCGCAATCAGCTTGATACCGCCAATCCTATTCGCCCTTGCTTCGGCGGCATTCGCCGGGGTGTTGTTCGAAATTCGTCCGATGTCATTTGCGTTGGGCGGATCGATTGGATTACTTGTGGGACTTCCTGCGATTTGGTGGTACACCGGTCAGCGATTTCGCGACCGGGAATCGATTGGCACAGAATAA
- a CDS encoding TolC family protein: protein MAIACASLTLTTGAGLADEPPRQPESFAAFLSLVEADSLTENDGATRGGDRSERVVESGRSAAGAIESAAEKLTLADVVASLYRSYPEIAQAREISTIAAGDRLSAFGAYDTKFQAHSLSEPTGFYENYRNGLGVARQLWWGGYLSAGYRIGRGYFQPWYKERSTDEGGEGKLTWIQPLLRGRALDAERVAVFQATLAQQAAQPQLLLQILQSSGDAVNAYWDWVASGATLQAQRELLNLAEVRAKQIQVGVEAGKYKRVDLIFNQQLIAERRADALKAEQKFRASSIKLGLYLRNESGDPLIPDDGWLPMRFPQIQSNLQVNLQDELAGAFSRRPEPEILMLDLQSVHWDRRLACNDMLPTLDFYSQGSQDIGPAATKDDDKGEFELIIGVQSEVPIQRRKARGKIQSTSAKMRQINQKLRLVRDKIATEIAVANNRLTLAEQVVQQRQTAFRSALDTLTRYRIGFEQGYIDLIYLNLLETKANETEIKLVEAQQDWFIALSQLQQALGLDPLEQAMIVGSLPESEMIGPGNVPEIKIENPQEIEDDFGN, encoded by the coding sequence TTGGCCATCGCCTGCGCATCGCTGACGTTAACAACCGGCGCGGGACTGGCAGATGAACCGCCCCGACAGCCAGAGTCGTTTGCGGCGTTCTTGTCGCTGGTCGAAGCCGACTCGCTGACGGAAAACGATGGGGCAACCCGTGGCGGCGACCGAAGCGAACGCGTCGTCGAATCTGGTCGTTCCGCCGCCGGAGCGATTGAGTCGGCAGCGGAGAAATTGACGCTGGCCGACGTCGTCGCCAGCTTGTATCGGTCTTATCCGGAAATCGCGCAAGCACGTGAGATCTCGACCATTGCCGCCGGAGACCGTCTGTCAGCGTTTGGTGCCTACGACACCAAGTTCCAGGCTCATTCGCTTTCCGAGCCAACGGGGTTTTACGAAAACTATCGCAACGGATTAGGCGTCGCGCGGCAACTTTGGTGGGGTGGCTACCTATCCGCTGGTTACCGTATCGGGCGTGGTTATTTCCAGCCTTGGTACAAAGAACGTTCGACCGACGAAGGTGGTGAAGGAAAACTTACCTGGATCCAGCCCTTGTTGCGCGGACGTGCACTCGATGCCGAACGGGTGGCTGTTTTTCAAGCCACACTCGCTCAGCAGGCCGCGCAGCCTCAGCTATTACTGCAGATCTTGCAATCATCCGGCGACGCCGTGAACGCCTATTGGGACTGGGTTGCGTCGGGGGCAACCCTGCAAGCCCAGCGAGAGTTGCTAAATTTGGCCGAAGTTCGCGCCAAACAAATCCAGGTCGGTGTCGAGGCTGGAAAATACAAACGTGTCGACTTGATTTTTAATCAGCAGTTGATTGCCGAACGCCGGGCCGACGCACTCAAGGCGGAGCAGAAGTTTCGAGCTTCGTCGATCAAGCTCGGTTTGTACCTGCGAAATGAATCTGGAGATCCATTGATTCCCGATGATGGGTGGCTACCGATGCGGTTCCCACAGATTCAATCGAACTTGCAAGTCAATCTACAAGATGAATTGGCCGGCGCATTTTCGCGGCGACCAGAGCCAGAAATCCTGATGCTGGACTTGCAGTCGGTTCATTGGGATCGGCGTTTGGCATGCAACGATATGCTGCCGACTTTGGATTTCTATTCACAAGGAAGTCAGGACATCGGTCCGGCCGCGACGAAGGACGATGACAAAGGCGAGTTTGAACTGATCATTGGCGTTCAGAGCGAGGTGCCGATTCAGCGTCGCAAAGCACGCGGAAAGATTCAGTCGACCTCCGCAAAGATGCGTCAAATCAATCAGAAGCTTCGATTGGTGCGTGACAAAATCGCGACCGAAATCGCGGTGGCCAACAATCGCTTGACGCTCGCCGAGCAAGTCGTCCAGCAGCGTCAAACTGCGTTTCGATCCGCGCTCGATACCTTGACGCGTTACCGGATCGGGTTCGAACAAGGCTACATTGACTTGATCTATCTGAACCTGCTTGAAACAAAAGCGAACGAAACGGAAATCAAGCTGGTCGAGGCCCAACAAGATTGGTTCATCGCTCTCTCACAACTTCAGCAGGCATTGGGGCTGGACCCACTTGAGCAAGCGATGATCGTTGGCTCGCTTCCGGAAAGTGAGATGATCGGTCCCGGAAACGTTCCAGAAATCAAGATCGAAAATCCACAAGAGATCGAAGACGATTTCGGCAACTGA
- a CDS encoding ATP-binding cassette domain-containing protein: MDPANNENQPPNQTAARSIEKAVEAIAVALDLRLDKRPLRRVSDQPRSSKELIDHLVEVAMESGIILRPTEYVSSAETFAAVRQGYAIAFLIDGRRWLVAQHRVGKRLDVIVIDDDQVHEEVSQEQLDRMLGKAETFQMLVAKKEMECETLSVTNPDLPSKHHHPSPLQRFIALLKLDRHDIGLVVLFAGVAGVLGLATPLVIESLVNVVSWGIYFQPLLVLSAMLLVCLGIAGILKVLQTWVVELIQRRQFVRIVGDLAHRFPRAGRAQMQGIYPRELANRVFDIMTIQKASAILLLDGITIVLTTILGLILLAFYHPFLLGFDLVLIVTMVILTWVLGRGGISTAIEESKTKYAVAHWLQDVISMPTAFKIGGGEQLAVLRANQLTSEYVKARKRQFGVVIRQVIFAVSLQVLASTALLGLGGWLVIEGELTLGQLIASELVVTVVVGAFAKAGKSLEKFYDLMAGIDKVGHMLDLNYDPRGDIGQFPEGPLAVSWTDVVFKSATSQSKLSATQIDAGKIVALNGEHPFGASELLKAIAGLTRPQQGAAQIDSFDAFESALAYPGELVGFVNGDPEIFHGTIGENVALGRPTISPNAIREALKAVGLHELILGLPAGIDTRLQTTGMPFNSVQVLKLAIARAIVGRPPVLLFDHVFERLPLDDRQSILDYLKSDAVRATILIATQASEVADRCDSRVSVHR, encoded by the coding sequence ATGGACCCTGCAAATAACGAAAACCAGCCTCCGAATCAAACTGCGGCACGGTCGATCGAGAAAGCCGTTGAAGCGATCGCCGTTGCCCTTGATTTAAGGTTGGATAAGCGGCCGCTCCGCCGCGTTTCCGACCAGCCGCGTTCCTCAAAGGAATTGATCGACCACCTTGTCGAAGTGGCGATGGAATCGGGAATCATCCTGCGACCGACCGAGTACGTCTCAAGTGCGGAGACGTTCGCGGCCGTCCGTCAGGGTTATGCGATCGCATTTTTAATCGATGGCAGGCGTTGGCTGGTCGCGCAGCATCGCGTCGGCAAGCGATTGGATGTGATCGTGATTGATGATGATCAAGTGCACGAAGAGGTCTCCCAGGAACAGCTCGATCGGATGCTTGGGAAGGCAGAGACCTTTCAAATGTTGGTCGCGAAGAAAGAAATGGAATGTGAAACACTCTCGGTAACCAATCCAGACCTGCCATCGAAGCACCATCACCCTTCGCCGCTTCAGCGATTTATTGCGTTGCTCAAGCTCGATCGACATGACATTGGACTGGTCGTCTTGTTTGCCGGCGTGGCCGGGGTTCTTGGATTGGCCACCCCTTTGGTCATTGAAAGTTTGGTAAACGTCGTGAGCTGGGGGATTTATTTCCAGCCGTTGTTGGTGCTGTCGGCGATGTTATTGGTTTGTCTTGGCATCGCTGGAATTCTGAAAGTGTTGCAAACCTGGGTGGTCGAGCTGATTCAGCGTCGCCAATTCGTGCGGATTGTCGGTGATTTAGCGCACCGTTTTCCCCGCGCCGGGCGGGCTCAAATGCAGGGGATTTACCCGCGAGAGTTAGCCAATCGGGTGTTCGACATTATGACGATTCAGAAAGCGAGTGCGATATTGCTGCTCGATGGAATCACGATCGTCTTGACGACGATTCTAGGGCTGATTCTGTTAGCGTTTTACCATCCGTTCTTATTGGGGTTCGACCTCGTCCTGATCGTGACGATGGTCATCCTGACTTGGGTATTGGGTCGTGGGGGGATCAGCACCGCGATCGAGGAATCAAAGACTAAGTATGCGGTCGCCCACTGGCTTCAGGATGTGATTTCGATGCCAACGGCATTCAAGATCGGTGGTGGGGAACAGCTCGCGGTCTTGCGTGCGAATCAACTGACCAGCGAATACGTGAAGGCTCGCAAGCGACAGTTCGGTGTTGTCATTCGCCAAGTTATTTTCGCGGTCAGTTTACAAGTACTCGCTTCAACCGCACTGCTCGGACTTGGCGGTTGGTTGGTCATCGAAGGCGAGTTGACTCTCGGGCAATTGATCGCCAGTGAATTGGTGGTGACGGTCGTCGTCGGCGCGTTCGCGAAGGCGGGCAAGTCATTGGAAAAGTTTTATGACTTGATGGCCGGGATCGACAAAGTCGGGCACATGCTGGACCTCAACTACGATCCTCGCGGGGACATCGGGCAATTCCCCGAAGGGCCATTGGCGGTCAGTTGGACAGATGTGGTTTTCAAGTCAGCGACCTCGCAATCCAAGTTGTCAGCTACGCAAATCGATGCGGGGAAAATTGTTGCCCTCAATGGCGAACATCCATTCGGTGCGTCGGAATTGCTCAAAGCGATCGCGGGACTGACGAGACCCCAGCAAGGAGCGGCGCAAATCGATAGTTTTGATGCCTTCGAATCCGCACTAGCCTACCCCGGTGAACTGGTCGGATTTGTCAACGGCGATCCGGAAATCTTCCATGGTACGATCGGCGAAAACGTAGCGTTGGGCCGACCGACGATTTCGCCGAACGCGATCCGCGAAGCGCTGAAAGCGGTTGGTTTGCACGAATTGATCTTAGGGTTGCCAGCCGGTATCGACACGCGTTTGCAAACAACCGGAATGCCGTTCAACTCCGTGCAGGTGTTGAAGCTTGCCATCGCTCGAGCGATCGTGGGACGCCCTCCGGTCCTGTTGTTCGATCATGTGTTCGAACGATTGCCACTGGACGATCGCCAATCCATTCTCGACTACCTAAAAAGTGATGCGGTGCGGGCAACCATTTTGATCGCAACCCAGGCGTCCGAAGTCGCTGACCGATGTGATAGTCGCGTTTCCGTTCATCGCTAA